The sequence TGTGGACAACCTTCCAATACATACCAGGAAGGTGATAGGTTTTGGTGCCAAACAATTGGGCAAAGAGTGGTGTAGAAAGGTGAATGCATTGTAAGTCCTGCAATCATGAAATGAGGGATTCTTCATCTCTGATTATGGGTCCCAGAATATCATATACAGGATGGGAAAATGATGGAAAACAAAAGTAGACATCTAACTTTAGGATCTTTTATTGTACTTgtcattatagttttttttttttgttgttgctgttgTGGAAGTCGGAGAGGAGGTCATTGTACAGATTATTATTCAATTATCAATTAAAGCAACTTCCAAAATGAGGGCAAAATTACAAGTGGGTGAAAATCAATAGATGCCAGAGACACTTGTTATTTTACTTTCGTGCCCGAGTGTTTTCCTGccaagatttatttaaaggggtgctctgcccacagacatcttatcccttctcCAAAGGATATTGGGATAAGTTGTCTAATAGCAGGGGTCCTgcccctgggacccccagcgatctctgtgcagcacccgccattctaaacagtatgttccgcggcgggagacgtgacgtcacgccgcgccctctccattcatgtctaccggagggggcgtgatggcggtcatgccccctcccataaacatgaacgtAGGGATGTGGTATGACGTCACGAGAGGGATGTGGCGTGACATGACGTCACCCACAGTggaaacccagcgttctaaacattctGTTTAGATTACTGGATGCTGCACGTTGATTGTTGGATGTTTgtaggcggagtactcctttaaaacaaatcaaaatataaaaaatactctCTACCACAGATATTTCTCCTTTTCTTTGGGCACATATATTCAAGGATCCTAAACAACTGCTAAGTTAGAAGAACCATTTCAGCAGCAGAAGACACACAATGGCCGGAGTCAGGACGACTGTACGGACGCTTATTCCACCGCTGGTGCAGATGAACTTCACTTCAGTTGTTACACCGCCAACACTTTGGGACTGGCTGCCGAGATCACAGATGGATTTTGTTGCGCACCCTCGAAGGGCTGTTGAGAGTGAAGTTGATCCTGTAAACAAACACATAAGAACTttcattaaaaggggttatccaggaatagaaaaacagagctactttcttccaaaaacagtgccaccctcctgtccccaggttgggtgtggtattacaacttagctctattcacttcaatggaattgagctgcagaaccacacccaacctggagacagacgggagctgtttttgaaagaaataagctctgtttttctactcctggataacccttttaacacaATACTAACATATATGAAGATTGTCTAGAATCCATGTTTGCCTTGTTGACCACAACAACCTCagtatattcttttattttataaattatccAGAAATGAAAAACTTCAATGTGATTGGCTGGTTATCATAAATCAAGTTTTTTGAtttgagtttttttattttaccagtcaggggaaaaagcaatTTCCCCAAATTAAAAACCCCtatatttttaaatttatatatatatacagtggtccctcaacatacgatggtaatccgttccaaacggaccatcgtttgttgaaaccaccgtatgttgagggattcgtgcaatgtaaagtataggacagtggtctacaacctgcagacctccagatgttgcaaaactacaacacccagcatgcccgaacagccgttggctgtccgagcatgctgggagttgtagttttgcaatatctggaggtctacaggttgtagaccactggtattggaggttgtacttacgtgtccccgccgctccggaccgtcaccgctcgtcaccgctgccctggatgtcgccttccatcgctgtcgccgcgtccccgaggtgtccccgacgctccggcaaggcttcttcttccccggcatcctcgctctccgtcgccgccatcacctcactacgcacgccgctcctattggatgacgggacggcgtgcgcagcgacctgatgacgtcgatggagagcgacgacgatgcaggggatcccgaagaggacgcgccggagccccgaggacaggtaagtgatcgtcagctgaccacacggggcaccgtaaacggctatccggcggcagctgaagcagtctgcgctgccggatagccgtttatgcgacggccccgacatacaaaagcatcgtatgttgatgctgccttcaccatgcgatggcctctgagagtgatcgtatgctgaaatgatcgtatgtcggggccatcgtaggtcggggggggggggtcactgtatatatatatttgggcttACTATCTTTAGCCCTCAATGCCAAAAAGAGGTATGAAAGAGTCTAATATCTCACCATTTTCTTTTTGTAAAGATTTTGTAGAGTGACATTAGGGGGCAGTCCATGGTTTTGCCCTTTTAGGGCGAGTGTTCTGCTAAGGGAGAGCATACAGGGACTTTGTAGGGACAGAACCACAATCACATTTAATTATTATTCTCAAGACAGGAACCATCGATATAACGCTATTGAATAGATTTCTGATCAGTTTGAGAATTCCAGTTAAGCACGACCgctgcacaaccccccccccccccctccgccgcaATCTCCAGGATGCTCTCAGTGAGGATAGTGTGTCGTCTACCGGCACACACTCCATtcctttctatgggagcgccaatgatgGCCGAGTGCTGTACTGGGGTCTTTACGGAACTCCCATAGAATTGAATGGAACGTTTGCCGACTgcagcacacgctcctcactgagcgctgGCTCCTGTCCCggtaatcgcagggggggggggggcagtggtcaAACCCTCCATGATtagctacttatcctctatcctgtggataggggataagttaatttttaccagaaagttccTTTAGGTCCTTGGTGGACGTGACCAACTGGACCCTACATAATAGGATGTTCAGGGGTTATCCTGAGTCATTGTTTAAAACTATTGCATGTACGACTTCCACTTTACATCACTATTTCcttggtctgtttttttttttttttggagtttgatgcatAAGGTTACTTGTTAACTGGGAACATTtatacagtatacggtttaaaaggaGATATGTGGTAGAAGAACTGTATCGCCTATCcgcaggttaggggataagtgtctgatcacgggggatccGACTGCTCTAccgtacagggccctggctctgcagcatacagcagctgataagtactggaaggtttaagatttttatgatttttatatagaagtatatagaagatttttatatagaagtaatttacaaatatgtttacatttctggcactagtacccctttaagggggttaaagaCCTAATACCACTTTAAGGGGCTTTCATTTCTGCAACTATTTTGTGAGCACAAAAGTGAGAAAAAACTTTCAATCTAAaaagtgggagaaaaaaaaaacattttgtacctgttacttgttacgccgagcgctccgggtccccgctcctccccggagcgctcgctacactctcctcactgcagcgctccggtcggatccactgacccggggcgctgcgataccgcctccagccgggatgcgattcgcgatgcgggtagcgcccgctcgcgatgcgcaccccggctcccgtacctgactcgctctccgtcagtcctgtcccggcgcgcgcggccccgctccctagggcgcgcgcgcgccgggtctttgcgatttaaagggccactgcgccgctgattggcgcagtggttccaattagtgttatcacctgtgcacttccctatatcacctcacttcccctgcacttccctgccggatcttgttgccatcgtgccagtgaaagcgtttccttgtgtgttcctagcctgtgttccagacctcctgccgttgcccctgactacgatccttgctgcctgccccgaccttctgctacgtccgaccttgcttctgtctactcccttgtaccgcgcctatcttcagcagccagagaggttgagccgttgctagtggatacgacctggtcactaccgccgcagcaagaccatcccgctttgcggcgggctctggtgaaaaccagtagtgacttagaaccgatccactagcacggtccacgccaatccctctctggcacagaggatccactacctgccagccggcatcgtgacattactTCTGTTGTCTGGAGAAGACACATCTTTTCATcctctgtacattgtatggtatCTGAAGTAGAACACGAGGCAGAGCCAACAGATACGCAGGATGGGCAGGTCACTCCATTGGGCTTAGAGCTTTGTGTTGGGACTAGAAGCAAATAATAGGAGTAAAAGAGAAATGAAAAGATAACTTGTATTCATAACCTGTACACCATTATGGCTTTCGTGTATGAGCCTATGAAGAGCTTTCATCAGCCTGTGCATGACCCTACGAGGACCCATACCCTAGAGTTGTATCCAGTAAGCAGCACATAACAAAACTGAAGTGATGGAGGGTGAGTGACGGTAGCGGTCTGTAGTCATACAGTTGGGTCCAGACCTATTTGGACAGTGCCATAATTTTCACCATTTAGCTTCTGTCCACCACAAAGGGAGTCCTACCTAGCCCAACTAAGGGTtgtgaaactaaaccaaaaatatgTGATTGAAGTGTAGAATTTCAGCTTTATTTTAAAGGGGCAATAACCAAAGAAAAATGTGTCCCTGAGAGTATTCAGGGCAAAATTGTCAataaacaacctttaaggggGGACCCCCTTGCGGGGACAAACGCTTACTAGAATCCTCCCTATAAAATTTGCAACTTTATTAAACTTTATTAAAATATATGACCCCAAACTTGTTAAAATTTGCAGTGGTATGGTGATAATTTTTAGTACTAAAGTGTAAGTGAGCTCACACACTAGGAGGGGGTGTTAGACAGGACTGCAGTGTCTTATTCAATTGCGTACTGCGGACCACTGGTAATTCCAGTGTCCACTACAACACCGCTGTCCCTCACACCTCTATTTGTATTGATCCCCTATAACCACGCTAACTAAAACTATAGACCGTAGTCCTCCCCGACGTTTCACTGAcgaatcagctttgtcaagggttgcgaggcgagtaaaggggtactccggcatttagacatcttatcccctatccaaaggataggggataagatgcctgatcgcgggggtcccgccgctggggaccttcgtgaacttgcacgccgcaccccgttaaaatcagtccccggagcgtgttgagTATACAGGAGTTCCTAATTCTGTATGTACTTACCTTGGTGCCCTGTGGCACAGAAATTAcatataggagcttcctaaagcgCATCACCGCTACACTCCCTGGATCTAGAGATCCATAGAACAATTTCCTTGGCAAAATTACAGGTAAAtggacaaaaaagcagaaatagtTGACTTACAGTCAGATATAGCAGGGATACAGGCATCAGTTTCACAACATGAAGTGACCATCCGGATTTTTTGTAGCTGAACGCTCATGCTGCCTTCGACATTACATTGGGACGAAGGTAAACACGACCTGACTAGTACTGCAACCTTAGATCCACCTAGAAATAAAcagaaacacattttttttcttgctttaattaaaataaataaatacattaattaacAAGTTAATGAAATTACGAAAAAGAgaataatggagcactcacccggtcatTATAAAGCAGTACATCTTCTTCATTCTTACTTCAAAAGTCTATGAAATACGAGCAGGGAGGTGGTAGATGGAACCGGGGGGAGTTCAGACGCCGTGCACGGCGTCTGAACTCCCCCCGGTTCCATCAACCACCTCCCTGCTCGTACTTTATAGACTTATGAAGAAAGAATGATGAAGTTGTACAGCTTTATAAtgactgggtgagtgctccattattcTCTTTTTTTGTGATTTAATTATCTGCCTGCAATACATACGTGCCGCACCACCGGCAGCAGTCActcctacactacacctgtgcacCCGTCACAACCATACACAGGTAGAATAGTGTTATAATTTTGTCATTGGCAGTGCCGGACCCTGCATTCTACTGTGATGTTGTAAATAAATAAGTTATCTGCTTTGGATCTAAAGCAGGCTGTTGGAAAAGATTGTCGATCTAATGGATCAATGTCATGCTATAGtattccattgatctgtatgagcaagCAAATGATTGCTCATATAAGTCGCCTAGAGGACTaaacaaatattttaaaaagtatataaaaagttGTTTTTACATAAATCACCATATAATTGCAATTCTAATCACCCTTCAAttaccaaaaaaaatgtaaataaaaaaacaaaacatactgTATTTGTAATTGCCGTGTGCAAaattgtccaaattataaaatgaTCACATTCCTGACCTTCTAaatacaaaagtggtaccgataagaattacagatcacggtgcaaaaaatgagtcctcatacagttcatagaccgaaaaataaaaaaagttatggggttcAGAACAggggaattttatatatatataattccaagAAAAATAGGGCGGCACTCCAGCGATCCAATGTACAAAAAGAACATTATTCACCCAATAGTGAAGCAACGTTTCAACCTTCTCAGtgaggtctttctcaagcatttcTCTTTCTCTTGCTTGAAGAAGACCTCATTGAGAAGGTTGAAACGTTGCTTCACTATTGGGTGAATTAAGTTATTTTTGTACATTGGATCGCTGGAGTGCCGCCCTATTTTCTTGGAATcatacttgtttgggacatttcgGTCAAGTCCACCATAGGGCTGAGCACCTGCCTGGATCCAGGGATTTGAATCCCACACGGTGCCACTCATcacttggaatatatatatatatatatatatatatagagagagagagagagagagagagagagagagagagagagagagagagagagagagagagagagagagagagagagagagagagagagagagaaaacgctttttgttctctctctctctctctctctctctctctttctctctctctctctctatatatatatatatatatatatagacaaaaggAACGGCTGCAGCACACCAAAGTATCCAAAGTacaaaaaagtgatttattccagcTAAATTAcatccgtgttcagggccgcccctcataacgtcacgcccaccccct is a genomic window of Hyla sarda isolate aHylSar1 chromosome 10, aHylSar1.hap1, whole genome shotgun sequence containing:
- the LOC130294280 gene encoding phospholipase A2 inhibitor and Ly6/PLAUR domain-containing protein-like, encoding MFSLAGILSLLSALAATSYALSCTVCTSTTTTTCAGSSVTCPVGYQCGSSYTETTAGGSKVAVLVRSCLPSSQCNVEGSMSVQLQKIRMVTSCCETDACIPAISDFPTQSSKPNGVTCPSCVSVGSASCSTSDTIQCTEDEKMCLLQTTEVMSRCRLAGSTSLSTALRGCATKSICDLGSQSQSVGGVTTEVKFICTSGGISVRTVVLTPAIVCLLLLKWFF